The following proteins are encoded in a genomic region of Aerococcaceae bacterium DSM 111021:
- a CDS encoding GNAT family N-acetyltransferase: protein MINGEFIYLRPIIRNDLKHLNDWKNDEETYKFLGGGFMPISIDQQANWLDNMMDLTGNNKRYIICTKSKDEPIGMIGLYGINWIHRTAEVGLYIGNKNEHRKGYSKEAYMLLEKYLKDYLNLRKINLNVVDTNVKAKLMWENYGFQVCGKLTEERFIEGKYYDLLIMEKFI, encoded by the coding sequence ATGATTAATGGAGAATTTATCTATTTAAGACCTATCATTAGGAATGATTTGAAGCATTTGAATGATTGGAAAAATGATGAAGAAACTTATAAGTTTCTTGGAGGAGGATTTATGCCTATCTCCATAGATCAGCAGGCCAACTGGTTAGATAATATGATGGATCTTACCGGAAATAATAAACGATATATAATTTGTACAAAATCAAAGGATGAACCAATTGGAATGATTGGGCTGTATGGAATAAATTGGATTCATAGAACCGCTGAGGTAGGGTTATATATTGGTAATAAAAATGAGCATAGAAAAGGTTACTCTAAAGAAGCTTATATGTTATTAGAGAAGTATTTAAAGGACTATTTAAATCTAAGAAAAATCAACTTAAATGTTGTAGATACAAATGTAAAAGCAAAACTGATGTGGGAAAATTATGGTTTCCAAGTTTGTGGGAAGTTAACGGAAGAAAGATTTATCGAAGGAAAATATTATGATTTATTAATAATGGAGAAATTTATTTAA
- a CDS encoding glycosyltransferase family 4 protein, translated as MKVLFISLGRLENIDMPGIYTDLMREMRDNGHDVYVVSSRERRLNQSTTLENQSGIHILKVKTGNIKNTNIIEKGLSTLLIEYNFLKAIKHNLANVKFDLVLYSTPPITFEKVVTYIKKRDNATSYLLLKDIFPQNAVDLNMFKENSLIHSFFKKKEKKLYEISDYIGTMSPANSDYILSNNPEIDPSTIEVCPNTITPIDINISIEEKTRLRKKYNIPTNKILYIYGGNLGKPQGIEFLIECLKKNEQNTETFILIVGSGTEFKKLKNYFDIYKPQNSKLMNALPKEEYDTLANSADVGLIFLDHKFTIPNFPSRLLSYMQASLPIIAATDKNTDIGKIIEENKMGFWNESTDVEGFNEKILKFTDKSLRDKYGRNAINYLNENYTTKIAFEIIMNRMKRG; from the coding sequence GTGAAAGTTTTGTTCATATCGCTAGGAAGACTTGAGAATATTGATATGCCAGGAATTTACACAGATTTGATGAGAGAAATGCGTGATAATGGCCATGATGTATATGTTGTTTCGTCAAGAGAAAGACGTTTGAATCAATCGACGACATTAGAAAACCAATCAGGGATTCATATACTGAAAGTAAAAACAGGGAATATTAAAAATACGAACATTATTGAAAAAGGACTATCAACACTTTTAATAGAATATAACTTTCTAAAAGCAATAAAACATAATTTAGCTAATGTGAAGTTTGATCTCGTCTTGTACTCAACGCCACCTATTACCTTTGAAAAAGTTGTAACATATATTAAAAAAAGAGATAATGCCACTTCGTATTTACTATTAAAAGACATATTTCCACAGAATGCTGTGGATTTAAATATGTTTAAAGAAAATAGCTTGATACATTCTTTTTTTAAGAAAAAAGAAAAAAAATTATATGAGATATCTGATTATATAGGAACGATGTCACCAGCAAATAGTGATTATATACTCAGTAATAATCCTGAAATAGACCCTTCGACTATTGAGGTTTGTCCGAATACCATTACACCTATAGACATAAATATATCTATAGAAGAAAAAACCAGGTTACGAAAAAAATATAATATTCCAACTAATAAAATATTATATATTTATGGTGGTAACCTTGGAAAGCCACAAGGAATTGAGTTCTTAATCGAATGTTTAAAAAAGAACGAACAGAACACTGAAACATTCATATTGATAGTAGGTTCGGGGACAGAATTTAAAAAGTTAAAGAATTATTTTGATATCTATAAGCCGCAAAATTCAAAATTAATGAATGCACTTCCTAAAGAAGAATATGATACTCTAGCAAACTCTGCGGATGTTGGATTAATATTCTTGGATCATAAATTTACAATACCCAATTTCCCTTCAAGATTGCTATCGTATATGCAAGCATCATTACCTATAATTGCTGCAACTGATAAAAATACAGATATTGGTAAGATTATTGAAGAAAATAAAATGGGTTTTTGGAATGAAAGTACGGATGTAGAAGGCTTTAATGAAAAAATATTAAAGTTTACGGATAAATCTTTACGAGATAAATACGGTAGAAATGCTATAAATTATCTTAATGAAAATTACACAACAAAAATTGCTTTTGAAATAATAATGAATAGAATGAAAAGAGGATAA
- a CDS encoding sugar transferase — translation MLAPVVLFVYNRPEHTKKTIEALSKNTLAKETVLYIFSDGKKEEDNSDNVEKTRAYIKSGKDLSVFKKVIISESQTNKGLAKSIIIGVTQVLNEYQKAIVMEDDLISHPKFLSFMNAALNEYERSDDIWSISGYTIPIKIPEDYQKDIFITPRGSSWGWGTWKNEWDLVDWQVKDYAEFKHDRAKRHKFNRGGRDLTYLLDDQMNGKVDSWAIRWYYAQFVHNKYTIYPVNSFIKNIGLDGTGTHSGKNRKYRVEFSESTEQFNDMKFNLEYPEFDEKILKRFRKYYLSYKGFIYRKIKHLIGNNN, via the coding sequence ATGTTAGCACCAGTAGTTTTATTTGTTTATAATAGACCAGAACATACAAAAAAAACTATAGAAGCTCTTTCAAAAAATACATTAGCAAAAGAAACTGTATTATATATTTTTTCAGATGGAAAAAAGGAAGAAGATAATTCAGATAATGTAGAAAAAACGAGAGCATATATTAAGAGTGGTAAGGATTTAAGTGTCTTTAAAAAAGTGATAATCTCTGAATCACAAACGAATAAAGGTTTAGCAAAATCAATTATTATTGGTGTGACCCAAGTATTAAATGAATATCAAAAAGCAATAGTTATGGAGGATGATTTGATTTCACATCCAAAATTTTTATCGTTTATGAATGCAGCATTAAACGAATATGAAAGATCGGATGATATTTGGTCAATAAGCGGTTATACAATCCCGATAAAAATACCAGAAGATTATCAAAAAGATATATTTATTACCCCTCGAGGATCTAGCTGGGGCTGGGGAACATGGAAAAATGAGTGGGACTTAGTAGATTGGCAAGTGAAAGATTATGCTGAATTTAAGCATGACAGAGCTAAAAGGCATAAATTTAATAGGGGAGGTAGGGATTTAACCTATCTATTAGATGATCAGATGAATGGGAAGGTAGATTCGTGGGCAATAAGATGGTATTATGCTCAGTTTGTTCATAATAAATATACAATATATCCAGTTAATTCATTTATAAAAAATATTGGTTTAGATGGAACTGGAACCCATAGTGGGAAAAACAGAAAATATCGAGTAGAGTTTAGTGAAAGTACAGAGCAATTTAATGATATGAAGTTTAATTTGGAATATCCAGAGTTTGATGAAAAAATATTAAAGAGATTTAGGAAGTATTATCTATCTTACAAAGGATTTATTTATAGAAAAATTAAACATTTAATTGGAAATAATAATTAA
- a CDS encoding polysaccharide biosynthesis C-terminal domain-containing protein produces the protein MSSVNNLKLNTKISLLNQIVVLISGIILPRLILVHYGSETNGLVASVNQFLAIIIFLEMGVGSVVESALYRPINENDYSKINSIMTSAKQFFNRIALILVAYVGFLVILFPILVDSPYDYFGTVFLIIAMSISSFTQYYFGIVNQLFLNANEKNYIPLLVAVFTTTINIIITALLIVNGFSIQLVKLLTSLLFMLKPLYLFFYVKKNYVIDFNIKDTKNSLPQKWNGAAQHIAYTVMNSTDTILLTLFSTLENVSVYSVYFTIFNGLKLLITTISVGFKSFFGNLLVKNDLVEVNNYFTRIEWIIHTLVTIIFAMTSVLINSFISLYTAGINDVNYINPIFSTILIISNAIFCLRVPYNAMIFAGGHFKETQRSSFLEASINIVISLILIRRMDLIGVALGTLIATLYRTIYLVLYLSKNLTKRKISIFIKQICVNIIIFILIIITSTLLPKDSTTYFEWIINASLLGMISIAISLLVNFIFYKEIVVNLIKK, from the coding sequence ATGAGTAGTGTAAATAACTTAAAATTAAATACTAAAATATCTTTACTGAATCAAATAGTAGTTTTAATATCAGGTATTATTCTACCACGCTTGATATTAGTGCATTATGGATCAGAAACAAATGGACTTGTAGCTTCAGTAAACCAGTTTTTAGCTATAATTATTTTTTTAGAAATGGGTGTAGGTTCCGTAGTGGAGTCCGCACTGTACAGACCCATAAACGAAAATGACTATTCAAAAATCAATTCTATAATGACTTCTGCAAAGCAATTCTTCAATAGAATTGCTTTGATACTCGTTGCATATGTTGGTTTTTTAGTGATTTTATTTCCTATTCTAGTAGACAGTCCATATGATTATTTTGGCACTGTTTTTTTAATAATAGCAATGTCGATTAGCTCATTTACTCAATATTACTTTGGTATTGTAAACCAGCTATTTTTAAATGCTAATGAAAAAAATTATATACCTTTATTAGTAGCAGTTTTTACAACAACTATAAATATTATAATTACAGCCTTACTTATTGTAAATGGATTTTCAATTCAGCTAGTCAAACTATTGACTAGTTTATTGTTTATGCTAAAACCTTTATATTTATTTTTTTATGTGAAGAAAAACTATGTAATTGATTTTAATATAAAGGATACTAAAAATTCGTTGCCTCAAAAATGGAATGGAGCAGCACAGCATATTGCCTATACTGTAATGAATAGTACAGATACGATATTGTTGACTTTATTCTCTACACTTGAGAATGTCTCAGTTTATTCAGTTTATTTTACAATTTTTAATGGTTTAAAGTTATTAATCACAACTATTTCTGTAGGATTTAAATCGTTCTTTGGTAATTTACTTGTAAAAAATGATTTAGTTGAAGTTAACAATTATTTTACAAGAATAGAGTGGATAATTCATACCCTTGTTACAATTATTTTTGCTATGACATCTGTTTTAATAAATTCATTTATAAGTTTATATACAGCTGGTATTAACGATGTTAATTATATTAATCCAATTTTTTCTACAATTCTAATCATATCAAATGCTATATTCTGCTTAAGAGTACCTTATAATGCTATGATTTTTGCGGGAGGACATTTTAAAGAAACTCAGAGAAGTTCATTTTTAGAAGCGAGCATTAATATAGTAATATCGTTAATTTTAATCAGGCGTATGGACCTTATTGGGGTAGCATTGGGAACATTAATTGCCACTTTATATAGAACAATTTATTTAGTATTATATTTATCAAAAAATTTAACAAAAAGAAAAATTAGTATTTTTATAAAACAAATATGTGTAAATATTATTATTTTTATATTAATAATAATAACTAGTACACTGCTGCCTAAAGATTCTACGACTTATTTTGAATGGATAATTAATGCATCTCTTTTAGGAATGATATCTATAGCGATTTCCTTATTAGTGAATTTCATATTTTATAAAGAAATAGTTGTTAATTTAATAAAAAAATGA
- a CDS encoding polysaccharide biosynthesis protein gives MFENKILLITGGTGSFGNAVLKRFLDSDFKEIRIFSRDEKKQDDMRKKYNNDKIKFYIGDVRDINSIKDAVRDVDYIFHAAALKQVPSCEFFPMEAVKTNVIGTDNVLTAAIEAGVSNVVCLSTDKAAYPINAMGTSKAMMEKVIVAKARNIDPEKTRISATRYGNVMASRGSVIPLFIEQIKAGKPLTLTAGDMTRFMMSLDEAVDLVLFAFNNAEQGDIMVQKAPASTINTLIQAIGKIFNVTPEVKEIGIRHGEKMYESLLTKEEAVRAFDMGDFYRVPSDKRDLNYDKYFDEGNPTGLLDEYNSDNTEQLTVDELAEKLLELDEVQVELANWEG, from the coding sequence ATGTTTGAAAATAAAATATTATTAATTACAGGTGGTACAGGATCATTTGGTAACGCAGTATTAAAACGTTTTTTGGATTCAGACTTTAAAGAAATACGTATTTTCTCTAGAGATGAAAAGAAACAAGATGATATGCGAAAGAAATATAATAATGACAAGATTAAATTCTATATTGGTGATGTCCGAGATATTAATAGCATCAAAGATGCCGTCCGTGATGTAGATTATATCTTCCACGCAGCAGCATTAAAACAAGTACCATCATGTGAATTCTTCCCTATGGAAGCTGTTAAAACGAATGTAATCGGGACAGATAATGTATTAACTGCTGCAATAGAAGCAGGAGTTAGTAATGTTGTATGTCTATCAACTGATAAGGCAGCTTACCCAATCAATGCAATGGGAACGTCTAAGGCAATGATGGAAAAAGTAATTGTAGCGAAAGCAAGAAACATCGACCCAGAGAAAACACGTATTAGTGCGACTCGTTATGGAAACGTTATGGCATCTCGTGGTAGTGTTATACCATTATTTATTGAACAAATTAAAGCTGGCAAGCCTCTTACATTAACCGCTGGTGACATGACTCGCTTTATGATGAGTTTAGATGAAGCAGTTGATTTGGTATTATTCGCATTTAACAATGCTGAGCAAGGTGATATTATGGTTCAAAAAGCTCCGGCAAGCACAATTAATACACTTATCCAAGCAATCGGTAAGATATTTAATGTAACACCAGAAGTTAAAGAAATTGGTATCCGTCACGGTGAAAAAATGTATGAATCATTATTAACAAAGGAAGAAGCAGTACGAGCATTCGATATGGGAGACTTCTACCGTGTACCATCGGATAAACGTGATTTGAACTACGATAAGTACTTTGATGAAGGTAACCCAACAGGATTACTAGATGAGTATAACTCAGATAACACTGAACAATTAACGGTAGATGAATTAGCAGAAAAATTATTAGAATTAGACGAAGTACAAGTTGAACTTGCAAATTGGGAGGGTTAA
- a CDS encoding ATP-grasp domain-containing protein, which produces MNILILSVGTRNKIVQYFKKELGTQGKVFVTDCSPLAPALYEADEYFLVPRITEPGYIKEILKICKENNITGVLSLIDPELTLLSENYDKFKEIGTTPIISDADIVSLSFDKFEFSKFVTKLGFNAVKSYKEFDSFKVDYEVGAIDFPVFVKPITGSASININKVTSMEQLEDLFSRYDDLLIQELMDEKEYGIDVYIDLISQEPVSIFIKEKLAMRAGETDKSVSVRNKKLFNIIFNFVKKAGFEGIIDIDVFEKNGEFYISEVNPRFGGGYPHAYEVGINIPKQIISNLKKAKNEKMFEYEQNVFMMKFNEVKIQKKNDSRGVN; this is translated from the coding sequence ATGAATATATTAATATTAAGTGTAGGAACGAGAAACAAAATTGTTCAATACTTTAAAAAAGAGTTAGGCACTCAAGGAAAAGTTTTTGTGACTGATTGTAGTCCACTTGCTCCTGCATTATATGAAGCAGATGAGTATTTTTTAGTGCCACGGATTACGGAGCCAGGGTATATAAAAGAAATTTTAAAGATTTGTAAAGAAAATAATATTACGGGTGTCTTATCGTTAATAGATCCTGAATTGACTTTATTATCTGAAAACTATGACAAATTCAAAGAAATAGGTACAACACCTATAATATCTGATGCAGATATAGTTAGTTTATCTTTTGATAAATTTGAGTTTAGTAAATTTGTAACGAAATTAGGCTTTAACGCTGTAAAAAGTTATAAAGAATTTGATTCGTTCAAAGTAGACTATGAAGTAGGAGCGATAGATTTTCCGGTTTTTGTGAAGCCTATTACAGGAAGTGCCAGTATAAATATTAATAAAGTTACATCAATGGAACAGCTTGAAGACTTATTTAGTAGATATGATGACTTACTGATTCAAGAATTAATGGATGAGAAAGAATATGGGATTGATGTATATATTGATCTGATTTCTCAGGAACCAGTGAGCATTTTTATTAAAGAAAAATTAGCAATGAGAGCAGGAGAAACTGATAAATCCGTCTCTGTAAGAAATAAGAAACTATTTAACATTATCTTTAACTTTGTGAAAAAAGCAGGTTTCGAAGGTATTATTGATATTGATGTTTTTGAAAAAAATGGAGAGTTTTATATATCAGAAGTTAATCCGCGTTTTGGTGGAGGCTACCCCCATGCGTATGAGGTGGGAATTAACATACCGAAACAAATAATTAGTAATTTGAAGAAGGCTAAAAATGAAAAAATGTTTGAGTATGAACAAAATGTATTTATGATGAAGTTCAATGAAGTGAAAATTCAGAAAAAAAATGATAGTCGAGGTGTTAACTAG
- a CDS encoding SDR family oxidoreductase: MNILVTGANGFVGKNLVATLEQNDDYQILKVTRETATDELKELAKQADFIYHLAGVNRPEKEEEFHEGNVDFTQTLLDALIEAGNKAPILITSSTQAANDSSYGKSKKAGEDLVFQYGADNGVETYVYRLPNLFGKWSKPNYNTVIATFSHKIARDEEITVNDPNVKLTLVYVDDLVEEFVRALNDNGTKDGNYYQVPVIYKETLGHIADLLKEFKESRNTRVVSNLDDDFTRKLYSTYLNFLPTDQFSYPLVMHEDPRGSFTEFVKSPNAGQVSINVSKPGITKGEHWHHTKNEKFLVVSGQGVVRFRDYFSNEVIEYEVSGDKLEVVDIPTGYTHSIVNNGESDMVTVMWVNEMFDPNNPDTFFLEV, translated from the coding sequence ATGAATATTCTCGTAACTGGAGCCAACGGTTTTGTAGGAAAAAACCTAGTTGCAACATTGGAGCAAAACGATGACTACCAAATCCTTAAAGTAACGCGTGAAACAGCTACTGATGAACTAAAGGAACTAGCAAAACAAGCTGACTTTATCTATCACTTAGCTGGAGTTAACCGTCCTGAAAAAGAGGAGGAATTCCATGAAGGGAATGTAGACTTTACTCAGACTTTATTAGACGCATTAATTGAAGCTGGAAATAAAGCTCCAATATTAATCACTTCATCAACTCAAGCAGCTAATGATTCATCTTACGGAAAAAGTAAAAAAGCTGGGGAAGACTTAGTGTTCCAATATGGAGCCGATAATGGTGTTGAAACCTATGTATACCGTTTGCCTAACCTATTTGGAAAATGGTCTAAACCAAATTATAATACTGTGATTGCTACATTTAGCCATAAGATTGCAAGGGACGAAGAAATAACAGTTAATGATCCAAATGTAAAATTAACATTAGTATATGTAGACGATTTAGTAGAGGAATTTGTAAGAGCACTTAATGATAATGGAACGAAAGATGGTAATTATTATCAAGTACCAGTGATTTATAAAGAAACACTAGGACATATTGCTGACCTACTTAAAGAATTTAAAGAGTCACGCAACACACGTGTTGTTTCTAATCTAGATGATGATTTTACACGTAAATTGTACAGTACTTACTTAAACTTTTTACCTACTGATCAATTTAGCTATCCTTTAGTAATGCATGAAGACCCACGTGGTTCTTTTACTGAATTTGTTAAATCACCCAATGCTGGTCAAGTATCAATTAATGTTTCTAAACCAGGGATTACAAAAGGTGAGCATTGGCATCATACTAAGAACGAAAAATTCTTAGTTGTATCAGGACAAGGTGTGGTTCGCTTTAGAGATTACTTCTCAAATGAAGTGATTGAATATGAAGTGTCAGGTGACAAGTTAGAAGTTGTTGATATCCCAACAGGTTATACACACTCTATAGTTAATAATGGTGAATCTGATATGGTAACCGTTATGTGGGTGAATGAAATGTTTGATCCTAATAATCCCGATACATTCTTTTTGGAGGTTTAA
- a CDS encoding sugar transferase, with amino-acid sequence MKEMNLFLKKTLDFLGSFFGIVLLSPLLLIIAIMIKIDSSGPIFFKQDRIGKDGVTFEIIKFRTMVTNAEKLGDGLSIKSKSDSRITKVGSFLRNTSLDELPQLFNVIKGDMSLVGPRPPVTYHPYKGFENYPKWTQSRFKMLPGVTGLAQITVRNSVSWEKRIEWDVKYINTFTFLLDIKIIIKTILKLFKSEDIYMDYDK; translated from the coding sequence ATGAAAGAAATGAATTTATTTTTAAAAAAAACACTGGACTTTCTTGGAAGTTTTTTTGGGATAGTTTTATTATCACCATTACTTTTAATTATTGCCATCATGATCAAAATAGATTCGAGCGGACCTATTTTTTTTAAACAGGATAGAATAGGAAAAGATGGAGTTACGTTTGAAATTATTAAGTTTAGGACGATGGTAACTAATGCCGAAAAATTGGGAGATGGACTAAGTATAAAAAGCAAGTCAGACTCAAGAATTACAAAAGTAGGTAGTTTCTTAAGAAACACTAGTTTGGACGAATTACCACAATTATTTAATGTGATAAAAGGCGATATGAGCTTAGTTGGTCCGCGTCCACCCGTAACTTATCATCCTTATAAAGGATTTGAAAACTACCCTAAATGGACTCAATCAAGGTTTAAAATGTTACCGGGGGTAACAGGCTTAGCGCAAATTACAGTTAGAAATTCAGTGAGTTGGGAAAAGAGAATAGAATGGGATGTAAAATATATTAATACATTCACATTTTTACTTGATATCAAAATAATAATTAAAACAATTTTGAAGTTGTTCAAATCAGAAGATATATACATGGATTATGATAAATAG
- a CDS encoding glycosyltransferase, whose product MEITFLSGIFTEKMEKEILNKSNGPVQYAANNFQKNIVKGLHDNNVQNVKVISAPFIGSYPKTYKDFHFKGEKSETLLNYPLAIVDFINLWGFRNISRKKKVYNKLSNEQSDEKKILMIYSLHTPFVSAAYDFKKKYPDTEICCIVPDLPQYMMLNKNRNSFYRFFKSIDIKILERKLSSIDSFVFLTENMNEVVNTHNKPYTIVEGIVSDISDQTQKHKEEIKDRKFQIVYTGTLSEKYGILSLVEAVLQLDLKDVVLKICGRGDAEKEIEKLSRKHSNLEYYGQLSNNEARQMQQEANIVVNPRKNIGEYTKYSFPSKNMEYMLTGNPLIAYKLDGIPEEYEKYIHFVDDNTVKALSNKIEQIYNQTEEERNIFAEKAKKYLIEFKNPKITVRKILQLINSHNDERR is encoded by the coding sequence ATGGAAATAACTTTTTTAAGTGGAATATTTACAGAAAAAATGGAAAAAGAAATCCTTAATAAATCAAATGGTCCGGTTCAGTATGCAGCTAATAATTTTCAAAAAAATATTGTAAAGGGATTACATGACAATAATGTTCAGAATGTTAAAGTCATTTCAGCACCATTTATTGGAAGTTATCCAAAAACCTACAAAGACTTTCACTTCAAAGGAGAAAAGTCGGAAACACTCTTAAATTATCCCTTAGCAATTGTTGACTTTATTAATTTATGGGGGTTCAGAAATATCTCAAGAAAGAAAAAAGTATATAATAAATTGTCCAATGAACAAAGTGATGAAAAAAAAATATTGATGATTTATTCCCTACACACACCGTTTGTATCAGCAGCATATGACTTCAAAAAAAAATATCCTGATACTGAAATCTGTTGCATCGTACCGGATTTACCACAATATATGATGTTAAATAAAAATCGGAATAGCTTTTATAGATTTTTTAAATCAATAGATATAAAAATATTGGAACGCAAGCTAAGTTCGATAGATTCATTCGTATTTCTTACAGAAAACATGAATGAGGTCGTGAATACACATAACAAACCATATACTATAGTAGAAGGAATAGTAAGTGATATTAGTGATCAAACACAAAAACATAAAGAAGAAATAAAAGATAGAAAATTTCAAATAGTATACACAGGTACACTTTCTGAAAAATACGGGATACTGAGTTTAGTTGAAGCAGTTTTACAACTAGATTTAAAAGATGTTGTTTTAAAAATTTGTGGACGTGGAGATGCTGAGAAAGAAATAGAGAAGTTGTCAAGAAAACACTCTAATTTAGAATATTATGGACAACTATCAAATAATGAAGCTCGACAAATGCAACAAGAAGCTAACATAGTAGTAAATCCTAGAAAAAATATCGGAGAATATACAAAATATTCATTTCCCTCTAAAAATATGGAATATATGTTAACCGGTAATCCTTTGATTGCATATAAATTAGATGGAATCCCAGAAGAGTATGAAAAATATATTCATTTTGTAGATGATAATACAGTAAAAGCACTCAGTAATAAGATAGAGCAAATATATAATCAAACTGAAGAAGAAAGAAATATTTTTGCTGAAAAAGCAAAAAAATATCTTATAGAGTTCAAAAATCCTAAGATAACTGTGAGAAAAATATTACAATTAATAAATAGCCATAATGATGAAAGAAGGTAA
- the wecB gene encoding UDP-N-acetylglucosamine 2-epimerase (non-hydrolyzing), with the protein MKKLKVMTVVGTRPEIIRLSAVIQKLEESDAIEHILVHTGQNYDYELNEVFFEDFGLRKPDYFLNAAGNSPMATVGQILANIDPILAEEAPDSFLVLGDTNSCLCAIAAKRHQIPIFHMEAGNRCFDQRVPEETNRKIVDHTADINLTYSDIAREYLLAEGLPADQIVKTGSPMFEVLNNKMDDIMNAESYTKLGLEKGQYFVVSAHRDENINSERNFMNLVDSLNEIAEVYQMPVIVSTHPRTRNMIEEKGVEFNELVQLMKPMGFTDYNNLQVNSKAVLSDSGTISEESSILKFKALNLREAHERPEAMEEGAVMMVGLEKERIIQGLTVLDTQEEDTLRLVADYSMPNVSEKVLRIIISYTDYINRIVWNKTKEK; encoded by the coding sequence ATGAAAAAATTAAAAGTTATGACAGTTGTGGGAACACGACCAGAAATTATTCGATTATCAGCGGTTATTCAAAAATTAGAAGAATCTGACGCGATTGAACATATACTAGTACATACTGGCCAAAACTATGATTACGAATTAAACGAAGTGTTCTTTGAAGACTTTGGCTTAAGAAAACCCGACTACTTCTTAAATGCAGCAGGTAACTCACCAATGGCTACGGTTGGACAAATCCTAGCGAATATCGATCCGATTCTAGCTGAGGAAGCCCCAGATTCATTCTTAGTATTAGGTGATACAAATAGCTGTCTATGTGCGATTGCGGCGAAACGTCATCAAATACCTATCTTCCACATGGAAGCAGGAAACCGTTGTTTCGATCAACGTGTTCCAGAAGAAACAAACCGTAAGATTGTTGACCATACTGCAGACATCAACTTAACATATTCTGATATTGCTCGTGAGTACTTATTAGCAGAAGGTTTACCAGCAGATCAAATCGTTAAAACAGGAAGTCCAATGTTTGAAGTATTAAACAATAAGATGGATGATATAATGAATGCAGAAAGCTATACAAAGTTAGGCTTAGAAAAAGGTCAATACTTTGTTGTATCTGCTCACCGTGACGAGAATATTAACTCAGAACGTAACTTCATGAACTTAGTTGATTCATTGAACGAGATTGCAGAAGTATATCAGATGCCAGTCATCGTTAGTACGCACCCTAGAACACGTAATATGATTGAGGAAAAAGGTGTTGAGTTTAATGAGTTAGTTCAATTAATGAAACCAATGGGCTTCACTGACTATAACAACTTACAAGTAAACTCAAAAGCGGTTCTAAGTGATAGTGGTACGATTAGTGAAGAGTCTTCAATCCTTAAGTTTAAAGCACTGAACTTACGTGAAGCACATGAGCGTCCAGAAGCAATGGAGGAAGGTGCAGTAATGATGGTTGGGCTTGAGAAAGAAAGAATAATTCAAGGGCTAACAGTGTTAGATACACAAGAAGAAGATACGTTAAGATTAGTTGCTGATTATAGTATGCCGAATGTATCTGAGAAAGTATTACGAATAATTATTTCATATACTGACTATATAAACAGAATTGTCTGGAATAAAACAAAGGAAAAATAA